A single region of the Oreochromis niloticus isolate F11D_XX linkage group LG19, O_niloticus_UMD_NMBU, whole genome shotgun sequence genome encodes:
- the cldn11a gene encoding claudin-11a, protein MANSCLQLGGFLLSFLGWLGIVIATSTTDWVNICKYGLNTCKKMDELEARGPWAHCVISTGLYHCVSLTQILDLPAYIQTTRALMITGSILGFPAVVMLLMSMPCISLGNEPQSSKNKRAILGGVLIIIAAICGLVSTIWFPIGAHREHGLMSFGFSLYSGWVGTIFSLLGGSIVTCSSDSSTSHSYQENNHFYYSKQGGSNLPAASSTNHAKSAHV, encoded by the exons ATGGCAAACTCTTGTCTCCAACTGGGCGGGTTTCTCCTCAGCTTCCTCGGGTGGCTAGGTATAGTGATCGCCACATCCACCACTGACTGGGTGAATATTTGTAAATACGGTTTAAACACCTGTAAGAAGATGGATGAGCTGGAGGCCAGGGGACCATGGGCGCATTGTGTCATCTCTACAGGGCTCTACCATTGCGTCTCCCTTACACAGATCCTGGATCTGCCAG CCTACATCCAGACTACTCGTGCCCTGATGATCACAGGTTCAATCCTCGGTTTCCCAGCAGTGGTTATGCTCCTCATGTCCATGCCCTGCATCAGCCTTGGGAATGAACCCCAGAGCTCCAAGAACAAGCGTGCCATCCTGGGAGGCGTGCTTATAATCATAGCTG CAATCTGCGGTTTGGTGTCTACTATCTGGTTTCCCATTGGGGCCCACCGTGAGCATGGCCTCATGTCATTTGGCTTCTCCCTCTATTCTGGGTGGGTGGGCACTATTTTCAGCCTGCTCGGTGGATCCATCGTCACCTGCTCATCCGATTCCTCCACATCTCACTCCTACCAGGAGAACAACCATTTTTATTACTCCAAACAGGGAGGCAGCAACCTACCAGCTGCGTCCTCCACCAATCATGCCAAAAGCGCCCACGTCTAA